One genomic window of Prochlorococcus sp. MIT 0801 includes the following:
- a CDS encoding DNA-directed RNA polymerase subunit alpha: MLQYQIDRIDHQVSNDRSQTGVFLIGPLERGQATTLGNSLRRVLMGGLEGSAVTAVRIAGVNHEYATIPGVREDVLDILLNCKQISVDSRSQELEIGRLVVTGPAEVKAKDIQFSSQVEVVDGDRPIATVQEGHNLELEIHVERGVGYRPVDRRNEETSAIDLLQIDAVFMPINRVNFTIDETAVAEGGSTRERLKMELVTDGSTSPDDALAEAANQLIELFQPLATVSMVEEIPEEPEPAAEAQIPLEELNLSVRAYNCLKRAQVNSVSDLMGFSYEDLLEIKNFGSKSADEVIEALERIGISIPQSRTSA; the protein is encoded by the coding sequence GTGTTGCAATACCAGATAGACAGGATCGACCATCAAGTTTCTAATGATCGCTCCCAAACAGGCGTCTTCCTAATCGGACCTCTTGAAAGAGGTCAAGCCACTACTTTGGGTAATTCTCTACGCAGAGTGTTAATGGGCGGACTCGAGGGCAGCGCAGTTACTGCTGTAAGGATTGCAGGTGTTAATCATGAATATGCAACAATTCCTGGTGTAAGAGAGGACGTCCTAGACATTCTTCTGAATTGTAAACAAATTTCAGTTGACAGCCGTAGTCAAGAGCTTGAGATAGGAAGACTTGTTGTGACAGGACCAGCTGAAGTTAAAGCAAAGGATATTCAGTTCTCATCTCAAGTTGAAGTTGTTGATGGCGATCGTCCAATAGCAACAGTTCAGGAGGGGCATAACCTAGAACTAGAAATACATGTAGAAAGAGGCGTTGGATATCGACCAGTTGATAGAAGAAATGAAGAGACAAGCGCAATTGATTTACTTCAAATAGATGCTGTATTTATGCCTATAAATAGAGTTAATTTTACTATTGATGAAACTGCTGTGGCTGAGGGGGGATCAACTAGAGAAAGATTAAAAATGGAGTTGGTCACCGATGGATCCACCTCTCCAGACGATGCATTAGCGGAAGCTGCGAATCAATTAATCGAACTTTTTCAACCTCTTGCTACTGTCTCAATGGTAGAAGAGATTCCTGAAGAGCCAGAGCCTGCAGCAGAGGCCCAAATTCCCCTCGAGGAGTTAAACTTGTCAGTAAGAGCTTACAATTGCCTAAAACGAGCCCAAGTGAACTCTGTTTCAGACTTGATGGGTTTCAGTTATGAGGATTTATTGGAAATTAAGAACTTCGGTTCTAAATCCGCTGATGAAGTTATTGAAGCTCTAGAGAGAATTGGGATTTCTATTCCACAAAGTAGAACTTCCGCATGA
- the rpsK gene encoding 30S ribosomal protein S11, whose product MATTSKKSGSKKSKRNVPNGVVHIQSTFNNTIVSITDTSGEVISWSSAGASGFKGARKGTPFAAQTAAELAARRALEQGMRQIEVLVRGPGSGRETAIRALQVAGLEITLIRDVTPLPHNGCRRPKRRRV is encoded by the coding sequence ATGGCTACAACCTCAAAGAAATCCGGTTCTAAGAAGTCAAAGCGCAACGTTCCAAATGGAGTTGTGCATATTCAAAGTACCTTTAATAACACCATTGTCTCAATTACTGACACCTCTGGTGAAGTCATTTCCTGGTCATCAGCAGGAGCAAGTGGATTTAAAGGAGCTCGAAAAGGCACTCCTTTTGCTGCCCAGACCGCTGCTGAACTTGCAGCCCGACGGGCCCTAGAGCAAGGAATGCGTCAAATAGAAGTTCTCGTACGAGGACCGGGCTCAGGTCGTGAAACCGCAATAAGAGCGTTGCAAGTAGCTGGTCTTGAAATTACTTTGATCAGAGATGTAACTCCTCTTCCTCATAACGGTTGCAGGAGACCTAAGCGCAGACGCGTTTAA
- the rpsM gene encoding 30S ribosomal protein S13, which translates to MARISGIDIPREKRVEVALTYIYGIGLTRAQAILEKSGVNPDIRVKDLEDSDIQKLRAVTEEFTVEGDLRRQEGMALKRLQDIGCVRGRRHRMSLPVRGQRTRTNARTRRGARKTVAGRKK; encoded by the coding sequence GTGGCACGGATTTCAGGCATCGATATACCTCGCGAAAAGCGGGTAGAAGTTGCCCTTACTTACATCTATGGCATTGGTTTAACCAGAGCCCAGGCTATCCTCGAGAAATCAGGTGTTAATCCTGATATTCGTGTAAAGGATTTAGAAGATAGTGATATTCAGAAGCTCAGAGCTGTTACTGAAGAATTCACAGTTGAAGGAGATTTAAGGCGCCAAGAAGGAATGGCGCTTAAAAGACTTCAAGATATCGGATGTGTCCGTGGACGTAGGCATCGAATGAGCCTTCCTGTTCGTGGACAACGAACAAGAACTAACGCTCGCACAAGGCGAGGAGCTAGAAAAACTGTTGCAGGAAGAAAGAAATAA
- the rpmJ gene encoding 50S ribosomal protein L36 — translation MKVRSSVKKISPDDQIVRRRGRIYVINKKRPRNKQRQG, via the coding sequence ATGAAGGTTAGATCCTCAGTCAAAAAAATTAGTCCTGACGATCAGATCGTGAGGCGAAGAGGCCGAATCTATGTGATCAACAAGAAAAGGCCTCGTAATAAGCAGCGTCAGGGCTAG
- a CDS encoding adenylate kinase has product MKKKLLFLGPPGAGKGTQANLFCKKYGLVHLSTGDLLRDEVSSGSFLGLKAAEIMNKGELVSDELVLSIVEGRLVNINQGWLLDGFPRNINQANSLKNLLEKIKQPLEAVILIKVDDDYLIKRLLERGRQDDNEQVISNRLNIYREKTSPLIDLYKKQGILKEIEGNADIDVVFSCIEKSLG; this is encoded by the coding sequence ATGAAAAAGAAATTACTATTCCTTGGCCCCCCTGGAGCGGGTAAAGGCACGCAAGCAAATCTTTTTTGCAAAAAATACGGATTAGTTCATCTTTCAACTGGAGATTTACTTAGAGATGAAGTCTCCTCTGGATCCTTTTTAGGTCTTAAAGCTGCTGAGATTATGAATAAAGGAGAATTAGTGAGTGATGAATTAGTTCTCTCAATTGTTGAGGGAAGATTGGTAAATATTAATCAGGGGTGGTTGCTGGATGGTTTCCCTAGAAATATCAATCAAGCTAATTCTCTAAAAAATCTTTTAGAAAAAATTAAGCAACCTTTAGAAGCGGTAATATTAATAAAAGTTGATGATGATTATTTAATTAAAAGGCTTTTAGAAAGAGGAAGGCAGGATGACAATGAACAAGTAATAAGTAACAGACTGAACATATACAGAGAGAAAACCTCTCCATTAATTGATTTGTATAAAAAACAAGGTATTCTTAAGGAGATAGAAGGTAATGCTGACATAGATGTTGTTTTTTCATGCATTGAGAAGTCTTTAGGCTGA
- the secY gene encoding preprotein translocase subunit SecY: MLISRGRNASAGEVITQIFSNEKLRERVLTTLGLLLIVRLGIYIPMPGIDREAFKTFIDQGGQLIGFLDIFTGGGISTLGIFALGILPFINASIIIQLLTASLPQLEDLQKNEGEAGRRKIAQITRYVALGWGMVQSTVFALILRQYAVEGLGETEFVIQTSLALVTGSMIVMWLSEIITEKGIGQGASLVIFLNIVATLPKALSSTLEKAQTGDRADVLGIIILLIVFLITIVGIIFVQEGARRIPIVSAKSQMGGGALLPSKQSYLPLKLNAGGVMPIIFASALIFLPITIANFTQNPLLIKAASSLNPGSSNPWPYAITFFALILGFAYFYASLTINPVDIASNLKKGGVAIPGVRPGGATSNYLSGVQNRLTLLGGLFLGSVAIVPSAVERATNVQTFQGLGATSLLILVGVAIDTSKQIQTYVISQRYEGLVRE, from the coding sequence ATGTTAATAAGCCGTGGTCGAAACGCAAGTGCAGGTGAAGTAATCACCCAGATTTTTAGTAATGAAAAACTGAGGGAAAGAGTCTTAACGACCTTAGGTTTATTGCTAATTGTTAGATTAGGAATTTATATTCCGATGCCTGGAATAGATAGAGAGGCTTTTAAAACTTTTATTGATCAGGGGGGACAATTGATTGGATTTCTTGATATTTTTACAGGCGGTGGGATCTCAACTTTAGGAATTTTTGCACTCGGTATTCTTCCATTTATTAATGCGTCAATAATTATTCAATTGCTTACTGCTTCTTTACCTCAATTGGAGGATCTACAGAAAAATGAAGGAGAGGCAGGAAGAAGGAAGATTGCTCAAATCACTAGATACGTCGCTTTGGGATGGGGAATGGTTCAAAGCACGGTTTTTGCTTTGATTCTTCGACAGTATGCGGTCGAAGGTCTTGGCGAAACTGAATTTGTTATTCAAACATCTCTGGCATTAGTCACTGGATCGATGATAGTTATGTGGCTTAGTGAGATTATTACTGAAAAGGGGATAGGCCAAGGCGCTTCATTAGTTATATTTTTGAATATTGTTGCTACTTTGCCTAAGGCACTTAGCTCTACTCTTGAAAAAGCTCAAACAGGAGATCGTGCCGATGTTCTGGGCATAATAATTCTTTTGATAGTTTTTTTAATTACTATTGTGGGTATTATTTTTGTTCAAGAAGGTGCTAGAAGGATTCCCATCGTGAGTGCAAAAAGCCAAATGGGTGGAGGAGCCCTGTTGCCAAGTAAGCAAAGTTATTTACCTCTTAAGTTAAATGCTGGTGGCGTTATGCCAATAATTTTTGCTTCTGCATTAATATTTCTCCCAATAACAATCGCAAATTTCACTCAAAACCCTTTACTTATTAAGGCTGCGAGTTCACTTAATCCAGGTTCATCCAACCCATGGCCATATGCAATTACCTTTTTTGCATTAATTTTAGGTTTCGCTTACTTTTATGCTTCTCTAACAATTAATCCAGTAGACATAGCCTCTAATTTGAAAAAGGGTGGTGTAGCAATTCCAGGAGTACGGCCTGGAGGTGCTACTTCTAATTACCTTTCAGGTGTTCAAAACCGCCTTACTTTACTTGGTGGATTATTTCTTGGTTCAGTTGCTATTGTCCCTTCTGCAGTAGAGAGAGCAACTAATGTTCAAACTTTTCAAGGGCTTGGAGCAACTTCATTATTGATTTTGGTAGGAGTGGCAATTGATACCTCTAAACAGATTCAAACTTATGTCATTTCTCAAAGATATGAAGGATTAGTACGTGAATAA
- the rplO gene encoding 50S ribosomal protein L15, producing MTIKLESLQSNKGSRRKKMRKGRGIAAGQGASCGFGMRGQKSRSGRPTRPGFEGGQMPLYRRVPKLKHFPIVNQKNFTVLNVSRLNSFKDGTVVNLDLLVKEGILTKPKNPLKILGNGKLEVKLTVQASAFTTSARKKIEEVGGSCEL from the coding sequence ATGACTATTAAATTAGAATCTCTTCAATCAAATAAAGGATCTAGACGTAAAAAAATGCGTAAAGGTCGTGGTATAGCTGCTGGTCAAGGTGCTAGTTGTGGGTTTGGTATGAGGGGGCAAAAATCTAGATCAGGAAGACCTACTCGCCCAGGGTTTGAGGGCGGTCAAATGCCTTTATACAGACGAGTTCCAAAATTAAAGCATTTCCCAATTGTTAATCAGAAAAATTTTACTGTCCTAAATGTTTCTAGGTTGAATTCCTTTAAAGATGGGACCGTAGTTAACCTTGATTTATTGGTAAAGGAGGGTATTTTGACTAAACCTAAAAATCCTCTAAAAATCCTTGGTAATGGGAAATTAGAAGTGAAATTGACTGTTCAAGCTTCAGCATTTACAACATCTGCTAGAAAGAAAATTGAAGAAGTCGGGGGCTCATGTGAGCTGTAA
- the rpsE gene encoding 30S ribosomal protein S5: protein MTDSKNQSPNKKTSGSSDATPAADGRQENRRNRGEKRGGRRDRRGQERDSEWQERVVQIRRVSKTVKGGKKMSFRAIVVVGNEKGQVGVGVGKAGDVIGAVRKGVADGKKHLVRVPLTRNSSIPTLSNGRDGAASVLIRPAAPGTGVIAGGSIRTVLELAGIKNVLAKRLGSKTPLNNARAAMVALSELRTHKATAKERGISLEQIYS, encoded by the coding sequence ATGACAGACTCTAAAAACCAGTCCCCAAATAAAAAAACTTCTGGATCATCAGATGCCACTCCTGCGGCAGATGGGAGGCAGGAAAATCGTCGCAACCGTGGTGAAAAACGCGGAGGAAGAAGAGATAGAAGAGGTCAAGAAAGAGATTCTGAATGGCAAGAAAGAGTTGTTCAAATTAGAAGGGTTTCGAAAACTGTCAAAGGTGGAAAGAAAATGAGTTTTAGAGCAATAGTTGTAGTAGGCAATGAAAAAGGGCAAGTTGGCGTTGGTGTTGGGAAAGCGGGAGATGTTATAGGTGCCGTTCGTAAAGGAGTTGCTGATGGCAAAAAACATTTAGTTCGTGTTCCTTTAACTCGAAATAGTTCGATTCCAACTCTCTCTAACGGTAGAGATGGAGCTGCAAGTGTATTGATTCGTCCTGCAGCTCCTGGAACAGGAGTAATTGCCGGGGGCTCAATTCGTACTGTTTTAGAGTTGGCTGGAATTAAGAATGTTCTTGCAAAGCGATTAGGTAGTAAGACCCCTCTTAATAATGCTCGTGCTGCAATGGTTGCTTTAAGTGAGTTAAGAACTCATAAAGCCACAGCAAAAGAGCGTGGTATTTCACTTGAGCAGATTTATTCCTAA
- the rplR gene encoding 50S ribosomal protein L18 produces MSKLSRKQQTQKRHKRLRRNLSGTESRPRLAVFRSNNHIYAQIIDDDAQNTICAASTLDKDLKASLKVNAGSCDASTAVGELVAKKALSKGIKQVIFDRGGNIYHGRVKALADAARVAGLNF; encoded by the coding sequence ATGTCAAAACTTTCTAGAAAACAACAGACCCAAAAACGACATAAACGCTTGAGGAGAAACCTAAGCGGAACAGAATCTCGACCAAGACTTGCTGTTTTTCGTTCGAATAACCACATCTATGCTCAAATAATAGATGATGATGCTCAAAACACTATATGTGCAGCATCAACTCTTGATAAAGACTTGAAAGCTTCTTTAAAAGTTAATGCAGGAAGTTGTGATGCTTCCACAGCAGTAGGAGAGCTTGTTGCAAAAAAAGCTTTATCAAAAGGCATCAAACAAGTTATCTTTGATAGAGGTGGGAACATCTATCATGGCAGGGTTAAAGCTCTAGCCGATGCTGCCAGAGTGGCAGGCTTGAACTTTTAA
- the rplF gene encoding 50S ribosomal protein L6 has product MSRTGKKPISLPEKVDVKLEGLSITVKGPKGELQRTLPNGVSLSKEENYIFVNPINEKRQSREMHGLCRSLVANMVEGVSNGFTKKLEIIGVGSRAQVKGNTLVVSAGYSHPVEVVPPEGITFKVENNTNVIVTGPDKELVGNEAAKIRAIRPPEPYKGKGIKYEGEQIIRKAGKSGKT; this is encoded by the coding sequence ATGTCTCGTACTGGAAAAAAACCAATCTCCCTTCCTGAAAAGGTAGATGTAAAACTTGAAGGGCTTTCCATCACTGTAAAAGGTCCAAAAGGGGAGCTGCAACGAACTCTTCCTAATGGGGTAAGCCTAAGCAAAGAAGAAAACTATATTTTTGTTAACCCCATAAATGAAAAGAGACAGTCCAGGGAAATGCATGGTCTATGTAGATCCCTAGTTGCCAATATGGTCGAGGGAGTCAGTAATGGTTTTACAAAAAAACTTGAGATTATTGGTGTTGGATCAAGAGCTCAAGTAAAAGGAAATACTCTTGTTGTTAGTGCCGGTTACAGTCATCCAGTTGAGGTTGTTCCTCCAGAAGGCATAACTTTTAAAGTTGAAAATAATACAAATGTGATTGTAACTGGACCTGATAAAGAATTAGTTGGCAATGAAGCTGCCAAAATAAGAGCAATTAGGCCCCCAGAACCTTATAAAGGTAAAGGAATCAAATATGAAGGAGAACAAATAATTAGAAAAGCTGGTAAGTCTGGCAAAACTTAA
- the rpsH gene encoding 30S ribosomal protein S8 translates to MANHDPISDMLTRIRNASEKRHEKTNVPASKMSLSIAKVLQREGFIAEINEEGEGFRKQLILGLKYTGKHRSPIIRSMQRVSKPGLRIYKNTRGLPKVLGGLGIAIISTSNGVMSDRDARKQGVGGEVLCYVC, encoded by the coding sequence ATGGCCAACCACGATCCAATTTCAGACATGCTCACTCGCATAAGAAATGCGAGTGAAAAACGTCATGAAAAAACCAATGTCCCTGCTTCAAAAATGTCTCTTAGTATCGCTAAGGTTCTTCAACGTGAGGGATTTATTGCAGAAATCAATGAAGAAGGAGAAGGCTTTCGAAAGCAGCTCATTCTTGGATTGAAATATACTGGGAAGCATCGCTCACCAATTATTCGTTCAATGCAGCGAGTTAGTAAGCCTGGATTGAGGATTTATAAAAATACTCGAGGATTACCCAAAGTCTTAGGGGGGCTTGGAATTGCAATAATTTCTACCTCTAACGGAGTCATGAGTGATCGTGATGCTCGCAAGCAAGGTGTTGGAGGAGAAGTCCTCTGCTATGTATGTTGA
- the rplE gene encoding 50S ribosomal protein L5, whose protein sequence is MSLKTRYRETIRPKLLKDLGLKNVHQVPKVQKVTLNRGLGEAATNSKALEASLNEMATISGQKALVTRAKKAIATFKIRQGMPIGCAVTLRGDRMYAFLERFINLALPRIRDFRGVSPKSFDGRGNYTIGVKEQLIFPEITFDKVDTIRGMDITIVTSASSDEQGKALLTEMGMPFRKK, encoded by the coding sequence ATGTCACTAAAAACCCGTTATCGAGAGACAATTAGACCAAAGCTTTTAAAAGATCTTGGTCTGAAAAATGTTCATCAAGTTCCTAAGGTGCAGAAGGTCACTTTAAATAGAGGTCTTGGTGAAGCAGCAACGAATTCAAAAGCTTTAGAAGCCTCTCTAAATGAAATGGCAACAATCTCGGGGCAAAAGGCTCTTGTGACAAGAGCAAAGAAAGCAATTGCTACTTTTAAGATCAGACAAGGAATGCCAATAGGTTGCGCAGTTACACTTAGAGGTGATCGCATGTATGCATTCTTGGAAAGGTTCATAAATCTGGCACTTCCAAGAATCAGAGATTTTCGTGGTGTGAGTCCAAAAAGCTTTGATGGCCGAGGAAATTACACCATTGGAGTTAAAGAGCAACTTATTTTCCCTGAGATTACTTTTGACAAAGTCGACACTATTAGAGGTATGGATATCACAATTGTGACCAGTGCTTCCTCTGATGAACAAGGCAAGGCTCTTCTAACTGAAATGGGAATGCCCTTCCGTAAAAAATGA
- the rplX gene encoding 50S ribosomal protein L24: MKIRKGDTVQIISGKDKGKTGEVLKTLPYENRVLVQGINQRIKHVKPSQEGETGRIETKEFSLHASNVMIYSTKEKVASKVEIFVDKDGSKKRRLKKTGELID; the protein is encoded by the coding sequence ATGAAGATCCGTAAAGGAGATACAGTTCAGATTATTTCTGGAAAGGACAAGGGTAAAACTGGTGAGGTCCTTAAAACACTTCCCTATGAAAATAGGGTTTTAGTCCAAGGAATTAACCAAAGAATAAAGCATGTAAAACCCTCACAGGAAGGAGAAACTGGTCGAATAGAAACCAAAGAATTTTCCTTGCATGCCTCAAATGTAATGATCTACTCAACTAAAGAAAAAGTTGCTAGTAAGGTTGAGATTTTTGTAGATAAAGACGGATCAAAGAAACGACGATTAAAAAAGACTGGGGAATTAATTGATTAA
- the rplN gene encoding 50S ribosomal protein L14, which yields MIQQETFLTVADNSGAKRLQCIRVLGSNRRYAHVGDVIVASVKDAMPNMGVKKSDVVKAVVVRTRATMRRETGNSIRFDDNAAVLINEDQNPRGTRVFGPVARELRERNFTKIVSLAPEVI from the coding sequence ATGATTCAGCAAGAAACATTCTTAACCGTTGCAGATAATAGTGGCGCAAAGCGTTTGCAATGTATAAGGGTCTTAGGTTCTAATCGCCGTTATGCCCACGTAGGCGATGTAATTGTTGCTTCTGTTAAAGATGCGATGCCAAATATGGGAGTAAAAAAATCAGATGTCGTTAAAGCGGTTGTTGTTAGGACTAGAGCAACAATGCGTAGAGAGACTGGAAATTCAATTCGCTTTGATGACAACGCTGCCGTTCTTATCAATGAGGATCAAAACCCAAGAGGGACGAGGGTATTTGGACCCGTCGCTCGAGAATTAAGAGAGCGTAACTTTACTAAAATTGTCTCTTTAGCTCCGGAGGTTATTTAG
- the rpsQ gene encoding 30S ribosomal protein S17, producing MALKEMVGTVVSDKMQKTVVVAVENRFPHPIYQKIISRTTRYKAHDAENHCKVGDRVRIKESPPISAHKRWTVTDVLVQGMKSKEAAK from the coding sequence ATGGCACTTAAAGAAATGGTCGGCACTGTTGTCAGTGACAAAATGCAAAAAACAGTAGTTGTTGCTGTGGAAAACAGATTTCCACATCCTATCTACCAAAAAATTATTAGTCGTACGACTAGATATAAAGCCCATGACGCAGAAAATCATTGCAAAGTGGGAGACAGAGTTCGGATTAAAGAGTCTCCTCCTATCAGCGCTCACAAACGATGGACGGTTACAGATGTTCTCGTTCAGGGTATGAAATCTAAGGAGGCTGCAAAATGA
- the rpmC gene encoding 50S ribosomal protein L29: MSKTTTKDLRNLSDSEISDKIQNLRKELFDLRFKQATRQLAKTHRFKEVRTELAQLLTVSNERSRSNSTS, encoded by the coding sequence ATGAGTAAAACAACTACAAAAGATTTACGGAATCTCTCGGATTCCGAGATATCAGACAAGATTCAAAATCTTCGGAAAGAACTTTTTGATCTTCGTTTCAAGCAAGCCACTAGACAGCTAGCTAAAACTCACCGTTTTAAAGAGGTACGAACCGAATTGGCCCAACTTTTAACGGTTTCTAACGAGCGAAGCCGCTCCAACTCAACATCTTGA
- the rplP gene encoding 50S ribosomal protein L16, with protein MLSPKRTKFRKQQRGRMRGVATRGNKIAFGQFALQAQDCGWVTSRQIEASRRAMTRYVKRGGQIWIRIFPDKPVTMRPAETRMGSGKGNPEFWVAVVKPGRILFEMGGEDITEEIAKEAMRLAQYKLPVKTKFISLEKDLNKGNYKPVKTPVTADDSEPST; from the coding sequence ATGCTTAGCCCAAAAAGAACCAAATTTCGTAAACAACAAAGAGGCCGTATGCGCGGTGTTGCAACTCGAGGCAACAAAATCGCTTTTGGCCAGTTTGCATTGCAAGCTCAAGACTGTGGATGGGTCACCTCAAGGCAAATTGAGGCAAGTCGACGAGCAATGACTCGTTATGTAAAAAGGGGAGGACAGATTTGGATTCGTATCTTCCCCGATAAGCCAGTAACGATGAGACCTGCTGAAACAAGAATGGGATCTGGTAAAGGTAATCCAGAATTTTGGGTTGCAGTTGTCAAACCTGGTCGAATCTTGTTTGAAATGGGTGGAGAAGATATTACAGAGGAAATTGCAAAAGAGGCAATGCGCCTTGCTCAATACAAGTTGCCTGTAAAAACAAAATTTATTTCCCTAGAGAAAGATCTCAACAAGGGAAATTATAAACCTGTTAAAACGCCAGTTACAGCAGATGATTCGGAGCCATCAACATGA
- the rpsC gene encoding 30S ribosomal protein S3 → MGHKIHPTGIRLGITQEHRSKWYAPSKTYPLLLQEDDRIRTFIKKKYGAAGISDVLIARKADQLEVELKTARPGVIVGRQGSGIEELRSGIQKTIGDRNRQVRINVVEVEKVDADAYLLAEYIAQQLEKRVAFRRTIRMAVQRAQRAGVLGLKIQVGGRLNGAEIARSEWTREGRVPLHTLRAEIDYATKVATTTYGVLGIKVWVFKGEVLPKEEQPLPVGSSPRRTRGNRRPPQFEDRSNEGK, encoded by the coding sequence ATGGGACATAAAATTCATCCTACCGGAATTAGGCTTGGTATTACCCAAGAACATCGTTCTAAATGGTACGCACCAAGTAAAACTTATCCATTATTGCTGCAAGAAGATGATCGGATCCGAACTTTCATCAAGAAAAAATATGGAGCAGCAGGCATAAGTGATGTATTGATTGCCCGCAAGGCAGATCAACTTGAGGTTGAATTGAAAACTGCTAGGCCTGGAGTAATTGTTGGTAGGCAAGGAAGTGGGATTGAAGAACTCAGATCGGGTATTCAAAAAACAATTGGTGATAGAAATAGACAAGTCCGCATAAATGTAGTTGAAGTAGAAAAAGTTGATGCTGATGCTTATCTACTGGCTGAATATATTGCGCAGCAACTTGAAAAGCGTGTTGCTTTTAGACGAACAATTCGAATGGCCGTTCAAAGAGCACAAAGAGCTGGTGTTTTAGGTCTAAAAATACAAGTTGGTGGAAGGTTGAATGGTGCTGAAATAGCGCGTTCTGAATGGACACGCGAAGGGAGAGTTCCCCTCCACACTTTGAGAGCTGAGATCGATTACGCAACCAAAGTAGCTACTACAACCTATGGCGTTTTAGGAATCAAAGTATGGGTTTTCAAAGGCGAAGTTCTTCCTAAAGAAGAACAACCCTTGCCAGTCGGATCTTCTCCTCGACGCACTAGGGGAAATCGACGGCCTCCACAATTTGAGGATCGTTCCAATGAAGGTAAATAA
- the rplV gene encoding 50S ribosomal protein L22, translated as MTNSSTKTTAQAHGRYIRGSASKVRRVLDQIRGRTYRDALIMLEFMPYRSTEPITKVLRSAVANAENNLGLDPSSLMISTATADMGPPMKRYRPRAQGRAFAIKKQTCHISIAVSATQSTNSEDSD; from the coding sequence ATGACTAACTCATCTACTAAAACGACAGCTCAAGCTCATGGTCGTTACATCCGCGGATCTGCTTCAAAAGTACGTCGTGTTCTTGATCAAATAAGAGGAAGAACTTACAGGGATGCATTAATTATGCTCGAATTCATGCCTTATCGATCAACTGAGCCAATAACAAAGGTTTTGAGATCAGCTGTTGCTAATGCAGAAAACAATCTTGGACTTGACCCTTCTTCTTTGATGATTTCCACTGCTACGGCTGACATGGGTCCACCAATGAAGCGTTATCGGCCTAGGGCTCAAGGTAGAGCATTTGCTATCAAAAAGCAGACGTGCCACATCAGCATTGCTGTTTCAGCCACTCAATCAACCAATTCTGAGGACTCAGACTGA
- the rpsS gene encoding 30S ribosomal protein S19, with amino-acid sequence MGRSLKKGPFISDSLLRKIEKQNSNDDKAVIKTWSRASTILPLMIGHTIAVHNGKSHIPVFITEQMVGHKLGEFAPTRTYRGHIRDKKGAR; translated from the coding sequence ATGGGACGTTCACTCAAAAAAGGGCCTTTTATTTCAGACAGTTTGCTTCGTAAAATCGAGAAGCAAAATTCTAATGACGATAAAGCTGTCATCAAAACATGGTCAAGAGCCTCAACAATTCTGCCATTGATGATTGGCCACACAATTGCTGTTCACAATGGAAAGAGCCACATACCTGTTTTTATAACTGAGCAAATGGTTGGACACAAATTAGGTGAGTTTGCCCCAACTCGAACCTACAGAGGTCACATCAGAGATAAAAAAGGTGCACGCTAA